From Polaribacter butkevichii, a single genomic window includes:
- a CDS encoding type IA DNA topoisomerase gives MKVCIAEKPSVAREIANILGANTKRDGYYEGNGYAVTYTFGHLCTLLEPKDYKPHWKSWDLNNLPMLPERFDTKVTGDAGIRKQFNIVKSLFDKADVVINCGDAGTEGELIQRWVINQCGYKGEVQRLWISSLTEEAIKEGFNNLKPAEKYDNLYYAGYSRAIGDWLLGLNATRLYTVKFGGFKQVLSVGRVQTPTLAMLVNRFVEIQNFKPQPYWELQTTYRNTLFNYEDGRFLKQEDGQVLANKVKESDFEIVSVTKKKGKEYAPKLFDLTGLQVYCNNKFGFSADETLKMVQKLYEMKVVTYPRVDTTFLPNDVYPKIGGILSKLTNYSALTQPLLGSKIKKSKRVFDDKKVTDHHAIIPTGIQGNLQYNQQQVYDIITRRFIGVFYPDSDVSNTSVIGKAADVPFKTSGKEILTKGWRVAFETKESKIKKELNEQMTLPSFVKGEKGTHEPSFLEKETKPPRNFTEASLLRAMETAGKQVDDDEMRELMKENGIGRPSTRASIIETLFRRKYIERKKKLVLPTQTGIDLINIIDNELLKSAELTGRWEKRLKEIERGEFNAGTFINNMKKMVDELVYEVRSNTSKKRISSNSTVAANGTKQSAIPKPKKAITKKQVAGKTCPKCKKGTILKGSSAFGCSEYKNNCDLKIPFEIYGKKVSENQLIRLIDKGCTTNLKGFTTGAGTIEGLIRFDDNFTLKLEPKQTVIASETKQSVNNNEITSSKTPRNESDKIICPKCKKGSILKGKTAYGCSNYKNGCDFVFTFENIKKIANGKPLTKELVIKIISS, from the coding sequence ATGAAAGTCTGTATTGCCGAGAAACCAAGTGTAGCAAGAGAAATTGCTAATATTCTAGGAGCCAACACAAAACGTGATGGCTACTACGAAGGAAATGGTTATGCGGTAACTTATACATTCGGACATTTATGTACTCTTTTAGAGCCTAAAGATTACAAACCGCATTGGAAAAGTTGGGATTTGAACAATTTACCAATGCTTCCAGAGCGTTTTGATACCAAAGTGACAGGCGACGCAGGAATTAGAAAACAATTTAATATTGTAAAATCCTTATTTGATAAAGCAGATGTTGTTATCAATTGTGGGGATGCTGGAACAGAAGGAGAACTCATACAACGTTGGGTAATTAACCAATGTGGCTATAAGGGAGAAGTACAACGCTTATGGATTTCATCCTTAACAGAAGAAGCCATTAAAGAAGGTTTTAATAATTTAAAACCTGCAGAAAAATATGATAACTTGTATTATGCAGGATATTCTAGAGCTATTGGTGATTGGTTATTAGGTTTAAACGCAACCCGTTTATACACCGTAAAATTTGGCGGATTTAAACAAGTTTTATCAGTTGGTAGAGTCCAAACTCCTACTCTAGCCATGTTGGTCAATCGTTTTGTTGAAATTCAGAATTTTAAGCCACAACCTTATTGGGAATTACAAACCACATATAGAAATACGCTTTTTAATTATGAGGATGGTCGTTTTTTAAAACAAGAAGACGGACAAGTTTTAGCTAATAAAGTAAAAGAATCAGATTTCGAAATTGTTTCTGTTACCAAAAAGAAAGGAAAAGAATACGCTCCTAAATTGTTTGATTTAACAGGTTTACAGGTATATTGTAATAATAAATTCGGATTTTCTGCTGATGAAACACTAAAAATGGTTCAGAAGTTATATGAGATGAAAGTAGTTACATATCCAAGGGTTGATACTACTTTTCTACCCAATGATGTGTATCCAAAAATTGGAGGAATTTTATCGAAATTAACTAATTATAGTGCATTAACTCAGCCTCTTTTAGGAAGTAAAATAAAGAAATCGAAACGTGTTTTTGATGATAAAAAAGTAACCGATCACCACGCTATTATACCTACCGGAATTCAAGGAAATTTACAATACAACCAACAACAAGTCTATGATATTATTACCCGAAGATTTATTGGGGTTTTTTATCCCGATTCTGATGTTTCTAATACTTCAGTAATTGGTAAAGCTGCAGATGTTCCTTTTAAAACTAGCGGAAAAGAAATTTTAACCAAAGGTTGGCGTGTTGCTTTTGAAACGAAAGAAAGCAAAATTAAAAAGGAATTAAACGAGCAAATGACCTTACCTTCTTTTGTGAAAGGAGAAAAAGGTACGCACGAACCTTCGTTTTTAGAAAAGGAAACCAAACCACCAAGAAATTTTACAGAAGCTAGTTTATTACGTGCCATGGAAACCGCAGGTAAACAAGTAGATGATGATGAAATGCGTGAGTTGATGAAAGAAAACGGAATTGGAAGACCATCTACAAGGGCAAGTATTATAGAAACTTTATTCCGAAGAAAATATATTGAGCGTAAAAAGAAATTAGTTTTACCAACCCAAACCGGAATTGATTTAATTAATATTATTGACAATGAATTATTAAAGTCTGCGGAGTTAACTGGTCGTTGGGAAAAACGTTTAAAAGAAATTGAACGAGGAGAATTTAATGCCGGGACCTTTATAAATAATATGAAGAAAATGGTAGATGAATTGGTGTATGAAGTACGTTCTAACACTTCTAAAAAAAGAATTTCTTCGAACTCAACTGTCGCTGCTAATGGAACCAAGCAATCTGCTATTCCAAAACCTAAAAAAGCAATAACAAAAAAACAAGTTGCCGGAAAAACATGTCCTAAATGTAAAAAAGGAACTATTTTAAAAGGTTCTTCTGCATTTGGGTGTTCTGAATATAAAAATAATTGCGATTTAAAAATTCCTTTTGAAATCTACGGAAAGAAAGTTTCTGAAAATCAATTGATACGATTGATAGATAAGGGCTGTACAACCAATTTAAAAGGTTTTACAACAGGTGCAGGTACAATTGAAGGTTTGATACGTTTTGATGATAATTTTACTTTAAAATTAGAGCCAAAACAAACTGTCATTGCGAGTGAAACGAAGCAATCTGTTAATAATAATGAGATTACTTCGTCGAAAACTCCTCGTAATGAAAGTGATAAAATTATTTGCCCAAAATGTAAAAAAGGTAGTATTTTAAAAGGAAAAACTGCTTATGGTTGTTCTAATTACAAGAATGGTTGCGATTTTGTTTTTACGTTTGAAAACATCAAAAAAATAGCCAACGGTAAACCATTGACTAAAGAATTGGTTATAAAAATTATCAGTAGCTAG
- a CDS encoding AMP-dependent synthetase/ligase, producing MNYKHLLEVIKDNTKKFTTKEAIFYKDEASSAWKGISWNSFYHQIQQVSKALLNFGIKEQDNIGVFAQNMTEWIIADLGIMGVRAVTIPIYATNSQKEVEYVVNDAEISVIFVGDQEEFDKVEQITEENKYLKLIVALTPTVDLRNHKNAVYFSDFINAEFPKSIDTALEKRYFESELTDLASIIYTSGTTGEPKGVMLDHNNFAASLKVHEAELDVDENDVSLSFLPLSHIYERSWVFFCLQQGIQVYFNQDPKKIADTLKEVKPTLMCTVPRIFEKIFTAIQEKRKEASPTKMKLASWALGIGNKYHNKYRRFNKKVPLLVKLKYKIADKLVLSKLRDVFGGNIKFMPCGGAPLGPDLVSFFHSFALNIKCGYGLTETTATVTLFGDHYFQFNSAGKPIIGSEIKIGNNNEVLVKGPGVMKGYYKKPEATAEVFDEDGWFKTGDAGKIDSYGNLVITDRIKDLMKTSGGKYIAPQKLETALISDSFIEQIAVIGDQQKYVTALAVPSFENIKKYAEEHKISFKDIEDLINNNQIKTMFEKRFEELQKEFSKFEKIKKFTLLPKEFSIEAGEITATLKLKRKVIQKKYKELIDKMYAE from the coding sequence ATGAATTATAAACATTTATTAGAAGTAATAAAAGATAACACAAAGAAATTTACAACAAAAGAAGCTATTTTTTACAAAGATGAAGCTTCTAGTGCTTGGAAAGGAATTTCTTGGAATTCTTTTTACCACCAAATTCAACAGGTATCAAAGGCTTTACTTAATTTTGGAATAAAAGAGCAAGATAATATTGGTGTTTTTGCCCAAAATATGACAGAATGGATAATTGCAGATCTTGGAATTATGGGAGTAAGAGCTGTTACAATTCCAATTTACGCAACCAACTCTCAAAAAGAAGTAGAATACGTTGTAAACGATGCAGAAATTAGTGTAATTTTTGTTGGTGATCAAGAAGAGTTTGATAAAGTAGAACAAATTACAGAAGAAAATAAATACTTAAAATTAATAGTTGCTTTAACCCCAACTGTTGATCTAAGAAATCATAAAAATGCCGTTTATTTTAGCGATTTTATAAATGCCGAATTCCCAAAAAGTATAGATACAGCATTAGAAAAACGTTATTTTGAATCTGAATTAACAGATTTAGCTAGTATTATTTATACTTCTGGAACTACGGGAGAGCCTAAAGGAGTAATGTTAGATCACAACAACTTTGCAGCTTCTTTAAAAGTACATGAAGCCGAGTTAGATGTAGATGAAAATGATGTTTCTTTAAGTTTTTTACCTTTAAGTCATATTTACGAACGTAGTTGGGTGTTTTTTTGCTTACAACAAGGAATACAAGTTTATTTTAACCAAGATCCTAAAAAAATAGCCGATACTTTAAAAGAGGTAAAGCCCACTTTAATGTGTACGGTTCCAAGAATTTTTGAGAAAATTTTTACAGCCATTCAAGAAAAAAGAAAAGAAGCTTCTCCTACTAAAATGAAATTAGCAAGTTGGGCTTTAGGGATTGGTAATAAATATCATAACAAATACCGTCGTTTTAATAAAAAAGTACCTTTACTGGTAAAGCTAAAATATAAAATTGCCGATAAATTAGTGTTAAGTAAATTACGTGATGTATTTGGTGGTAATATAAAATTTATGCCTTGTGGTGGTGCACCTTTAGGTCCAGATTTAGTTTCGTTTTTTCATTCATTTGCATTAAACATAAAATGTGGTTATGGTTTAACAGAAACCACGGCAACAGTTACGTTGTTTGGAGACCATTATTTCCAATTTAATTCTGCGGGAAAACCAATTATTGGCTCAGAGATTAAAATTGGTAATAATAACGAAGTTTTGGTAAAAGGACCAGGGGTTATGAAAGGGTATTATAAAAAACCAGAAGCAACCGCAGAAGTATTTGATGAAGATGGTTGGTTTAAAACAGGAGATGCTGGTAAAATTGATTCATATGGTAATTTAGTGATAACCGATAGAATTAAAGATTTAATGAAAACTTCTGGAGGAAAATACATTGCTCCTCAAAAATTAGAAACAGCTTTAATTAGCGATTCTTTTATTGAGCAAATTGCGGTTATTGGAGATCAACAAAAATATGTAACGGCTTTAGCAGTGCCAAGTTTTGAGAATATTAAAAAATATGCAGAAGAGCATAAAATTAGTTTTAAAGATATAGAAGATTTGATTAATAATAATCAAATTAAAACGATGTTCGAAAAACGTTTTGAAGAGTTACAAAAAGAATTTTCTAAGTTTGAAAAAATTAAGAAATTTACCTTATTACCAAAAGAATTTAGTATTGAAGCAGGAGAAATTACAGCTACCTTAAAACTAAAACGAAAAGTAATTCAAAAAAAATACAAAGAACTTATTGATAAAATGTATGCTGAATAA
- a CDS encoding DUF6495 family protein, producing the protein MKYRQLTKEQFESLHEDFARFLATQSIDAKEWNQIKKETPKIAEEEMNIFSDVVWDDVLTKTNYVEHFSKTSVNLFKCEAEEMHRIAIKVTWDINLLEQKGFEWLMQNPMDNSVEIFKGTKPYNSERNPEIFDLIEKGSSISKGEIFEYFNQLVS; encoded by the coding sequence ATGAAATACAGACAACTTACCAAAGAGCAATTTGAAAGCTTACACGAAGATTTTGCACGTTTTTTAGCAACACAAAGTATCGATGCTAAAGAATGGAATCAAATTAAAAAAGAAACACCAAAAATAGCAGAAGAAGAAATGAATATCTTTTCGGATGTTGTTTGGGATGATGTTTTAACAAAAACAAACTATGTAGAGCATTTTTCTAAAACGTCTGTAAATTTATTTAAATGCGAAGCAGAAGAAATGCATAGAATTGCCATTAAAGTAACTTGGGATATTAATTTATTAGAACAAAAAGGATTTGAGTGGTTAATGCAAAATCCTATGGATAATTCTGTAGAAATTTTTAAAGGTACCAAGCCCTATAATTCAGAAAGAAATCCAGAAATTTTCGATTTAATAGAAAAAGGAAGCTCAATTTCTAAAGGAGAAATTTTTGAGTATTTTAATCAACTTGTTTCTTAA